The Methylococcus sp. Mc7 genomic sequence GATGGCCTGGGACAGCCGGGCGACGCTGCCGCCGTACTTGTCCAGATGGTATTCGAGATAAGTCTTCTCGAAGCGTTCGCGGGCTTCCTTCAGCGGTAGCTCGAAAAAGTCGGACTTGCCTTCCGCTTTCAGCGTGTCGGTCGTGCCGCCGAGTATGGATTTGACCTCATCCAGCGAGACGTCTTCGCCGCTGCCCAGAATCAAGAGCCGCTGGACCAGGTTTTTCAGCTCCCGGATGTTGCCGTTCCAGACGTAGTGACGCAAAAAGTTCTGTACCGAGACCGGAAAACGCCGGAACGGGAGCTTTTCCCGGCTGACGAAATAGTCCACGTAAAACCGGAGCAATTCAGGCACGTCCTCGCTGTGCTCCCGAAGCGGCGGAATTTTGAGCGTCACGGCGTTCAGCAAATAAAACAGCTCCCGGCGGAAAAGTCCGGCGCGGACTGCGTCGTCCAGGGGCACATGCGTCGATGCGACCAGACGGAAATCCGTGTGGATGGGTTCGGTGCCGCCGACGCGGTAAAACGCACCGGTCTCCAGCGCTCCCAGGAGGCGCACCTGGGTTTCCGGCTCGAGATCGGAGACGTCCTCGAGAAAAAGCGTGCCTCCACGGGCCTGTTCCAGCAGCCCCCTCCGGATCTTGCCGTTGTTTTCGCTGCCGAAGAATTCGATGGCGGACGCCGCGGGCGAAATGGTGCCGGCGGCGACCTCCAGGAAAGGCCCGGAGCGGCGTGAGCTGTGGGTATGCAGGTAACGTGCGGCGGTCTCCTTGCCGCTGCCGGCCTCTCCGACCAGCAGGACACGTGCGTCATGCTGCGCGAGGCGTTTGATCTGCTCCCGCAGCAGCTCCATCGAAGCGCTCTTGCCGACCAGTTCCACCGGCGCCGTTTCGGCCGCGCGTCTCACCCCCGCGGTTTCGCGTGTCAGCCGGACCGACTCCAGCGCCCGCTCCACGGTGATCAGGAGTTTCGCCATCGAGATGGGCTTTTCCAGTACGTCGTGGGCGCCCAGGCGGGTGGCTTCTATGGCGGTTTCCACCGTGGCGTGCCCGGACATCATGATGACGGGGCAGTCTATCGCTCCGCTTTCCAGCCATTCCCGGAGCAGCGAAATGCCGTCCTCGTCCGGCATCCAGATATCCAGCAGGACCAGGTCCGGCCGATGTTCCCGGACGGCCTGGCGGGCGGCGGCCCCGTTTTCGGCGCCTACCACCGTGTAGCCTTCGTCGGTGAGGATGTCCTGCACCAGTCCGCGGATGTCGGGCTCGTCATCGACGACCAATATGCAGCCTTGATTCATGATCTCGCTCCAGAGCTCCCGCCATTCGCTTCGGCTCGCATGTCTGTTTCTGGGATCGGGAACCGGATGATGAAGCCGGCGCCCTGCTGGTGCCCGTTTTCCACGCGGATGGTCCCGCCGTGTTCCTCGATGATTTTCTTGACGATCGCAAGTCCCAGGCCGGTGCCCTTGGTCTTGGTGGTGACGTAGGGTTCGAAAATCCGATCCACCTGGTCCTTCGGAATGCCGGGCCCGTTGTCCCGGACCGTCAGTTGCACGAAGGTCTCTCCCTGGTCGACCGTCTTGCTAAGAACAAAGCACATATTACCTTGTGTGGACGGTGCCAGGGCTTCCTGGGAATTCTTGATGAGATTGTGCAGGACCTGTCGCAGCTGCAGCGGGTCGGCGGAAATCCTGGGCAGGTTCGGTTCTTCGTCGATTTCGAACGCGATGCCGGATTGCGGCGGGTACAACGCCACCACCTCTTCCACGATTTCGGCCAGCGCAACCCGCCGGAGCTGGATGGTCGAAGATCTCGCGTATTCGGCGAAGGCATTGACCATGGCTTTCAGGGCCTCGACCTGATGCACGATGGTGCGGGTCGAACGGTCCAGGACTTCCGCGTCGCGGGCATCGAGCCGGCTGGCAAGCTTGTGATGCAGGCGTTCGGCGGAGAGCTGGATCGGCGTGAGCGGATTCTTGATCTCGTGGGCAAGGCGCCGGGCGACCTCGCTCCACGCCGCTTGGCGCTGGGCAAAGATGAGTGCCGTGATGTCGTCGAATACCACCACGGCGCCGAGTTTTTCGCCGCTGCCATTGAACAGCGGGGTGCCATGGCAGTACAGCTCACGCCGGCCCATGGGGCCGAGGAAGGATATCTCGTCCTGCCAGGTGCCGGCGCCCTTTTCCAGCCAGCGTTCGATACGGTCCAGCGGCTCGGCGAGATAGGGATGTTCGGCTTTGAGCTGGCTGACGGGGAGGCCCAGGTAGTGGTGGGCGGGAACGTGCAGAATGTCGTCCACGGCACGGTTCGCGGTGAGGAGCCGCGAGGCGTTGTCGAAGCTGAGCACGCCGGACGAGAGATTGGACAGCACGGTTTCGAGGTAGGTGCGCTGGCGCTCGACTTCGAGCCGCGACAGCCGGGCCTCTTCGCTGGCCTGGGCGAGTTTTTCGGTCATCGTGTTGAACGACTCGACCAGGAAGCCGAGTTCGTCTTTCGCCCGCACCGCGAGGCGCTGGCCGTAGCGGCCCTCGGCGACCGCGCGCGTGCCCTGGGCCAGCCGCCGCACCGGCGCGACGATTCGGCGGATGCTCACGAACGCTACCCAGATGGCTGCCAGGAGGCTGAGCAGCAGCACCAGCGACAGTGTGAGAATGAACGTGTGCTTGAGGGAACTGCGGAGGAAGCCGAGTTCCTTGTAGTGCACATAGGCCGATTCGACGGTGCTGGCAAGCTGGGATATCCGCAGCGGTACGGGGAACACGGCTTGCAGGAAAAGGGGGTCGTCGGAGGGGATGGCCACGACGGCACGGATCTGCAGATTGCCGTCCTGGTTGGGTTCCAGGCGGATATAGGACTTGCCTTGCTTCACCCGGAGCAGAACCCCGGCATCCGGCAGATCGGGGAGGATGAAGCCGAGCTGAGAGCCGCCGGCCGCGATGATCCGCCCTTGCCTGGAAAACACCGTGAATTCGCCTTCCCCCACCTCGTCCCGGAGTTCGGTCAGGCGCAATGGATATTCCATGATCGGGACAAGCTGCAACTTGGCTGCCGCCTGTTCGGTCTGGTGCAGCATGGTGCGCATCCGCTCGTCGAGTGCTGCCTGCCCCAACTCCAGCGCATCCTCCATGGCCTGGTCGATGCGGACGTCGAACCAACTGTCGATGCTTTGTTTGAGGAACTGCATGGAGTAGTAGAACACGATGGATGCCGGCGCCAGGCTGAGCAGGACGAAGAGAAACGCCATGCGGGCCGTCAGATGGGAGCCGGCCGCCCGCTTGGCGAGCTGCCGGAGGAGTCCGTACACATTGACGACGACCAGCGTCAGCAGCAGGATCGAACCGACCGAGTTGATGAGGACCAGCAGCGAGTACATGCTGCCGAGCTGCGGCGAACTCTGCGTGGCGGAGCTCATCAGGTGCAGCGAGGCGACAATGGCCGTGAACAGCGCGATCACGACCAGGCTGAGCGGCAGGCGGATTCTCAGTTTGCGAATGACCATCGGAACCAGGGGCTGTTCAGATGCCACTGGGGGGAGAGATAGGCCGTGGGGCGCAACGGCAGGGGGAGCGATTCGATGTCCAGCGTCACCGAGAGGGAGGCGCGATATTCGCCGTCGACCAGCGTTCTAGGGGCTTCGACCGGCAGGTTTCTTATCCTGCCCAGTTCCTCCAGGAGAGTGCGCAGACTGGCGAAGTTCTCGGTCACGCCGGATTCCGCCACCGTCAGTTGATAGGCGCGAGCCAGAGGGTGAAAACGTATGGTCCGCCGATGGTTTTCGGAGATCATGGTCTCATCCCACCACCAAGGCCTGACCCGCTTCACCCGAAGACGCATGACCAGGGTCAAGGGGACGCCGTTGTGCATGGCTTCGATGGCGGTGTCGCTGAAATGGTAGTCGATGTCGGCATCGAGTCCCCAGGAGCGGTCCTCGTGCCGGAACAGCTCGGCGCGGCGCACGGTGAACCCCGCTTCGGCGTTCCAGCCCGCGATGGGGGCGAGGAGGCAGAAGAGGGCCAGCCAGCCGGCAAACCTGTTCATCCCGTCTTGCGCAAACGGGCATAGAAGAAGCCGTCCATGCCGGACTCCCCCGTGAGAATCTGGCGTCCATGGCGCAAGGGGATGCCCCAGTCCGCGGTCAGCGGCAGTTCGGCCGCATCGCCGCGGGTCTCCAGAAAGCGGCGTATCTGCAGTTCGTTCTCGGCGCGGATGACCGAACAGGTGGCATAGACGAGGATGCCGCCCGGTTTGAGCAGGGGCCAGGCGGCGTCGAGGATGGCTGCCTGCAGCTCATTCAGTGTGTCGAGATCGCGCGCCTGCCGTAGCAGCTTGATGTCGGGGTGGCGCCGGATGACCCCGGTCGCCGAACAGGGCGCATCGAGCAGGATACGGTCGAAGGGCCGGCCGTCCCACCATGCTTCCGGCGCGCGGGCGTCGCCGGTGACCACGGTGGCGGACAGTCTTTCCCGCTCCAGGTTTTCGCGGATACGCGCGCACCGTTCGGCATCGATGTCCACCGCGACGGCTTCGACGCTTCCCCGGCAGAGTTCGAGCATGTGCAGCGTCTTTCCGCCGGGGGCGGCGCACAGGTCCAGAATCCTTTCGCCCGGTTCGGCGCCCACCAGCGGCGCCGCCAGCTGGGCGGCTTCGTCCTGGACCGACACCCGCCCGTCGGTGAAACCCGGCAATGCTTCGATCGGGACCGGCGATTCGAGGGTCAGCCCCCAGGGCGAATGGAGGCAGGGGCGGGCGGCGATGCCGGCTTCGGCCAGCCGCGCGAGGTAGCCTGCGCGGTCCTCCATGAGGGGGTTGACGCGGATCGTCATCGGCGGCGGCAGGTTGTTCTGCTGCACGAGAGTTTCCCACCGCTCGGGCCAGTCGGCGGCGAGCCGGTCGCGCAACCAGGCGGGATGGGCGTCCCGGCTCGCGGGGTCCTGCAGGGCCCGGTTTTCCAGTTCCTCCTTGCGCCGCAGATAGTTCCTCAGAATGGCGTTGAGCAAGGGTTTCGCCCAGCTTTTCCGGCCGGCCGCCTCGACCGTTTCCGAAACCGCGGCATGAGGTTTGACGTTCATACTGCGCAACTGGTGGAGGCCGATCAGAGCGAGCAGCCGGACTTCCGGGTCGCGGATCGGCTTGGTCGCGAGTTTGCCGAGCAGGAAGTCCAGCGGCTCGAAGGCGCGAAGTACGCCGTAGCACAGCGATTGCACGAATGCCCGGTCCCGGGCGTCCGGCAATGAGGGAAGGCGTCTTCCCAGCGCCCAGGTCAGCGAATGGCGGTCGACGACGACATCATGAAGCGCCGCGGCAGCCAGCGTGCGGGTTTTAGTCGTCATGTCCCCAGCCGTTTTCCGTCCATCGCATGAGCGTTGAGGAAATCCGCGGCGCTCATCCGCCGCTTCCCTGGGGCCTGGATTTCAAGGATTCGCAAAGTGCCCCGCCCGCAGGCCACGTCGAGGTTTTTCGCGGACGCGGCGACGGTGCCGGGTTGGGCGTCCGGCGGGGTATCCAGAGCTTGCGCCGACCAGATCCGCAGTGCCGTTCCATCCAGCGTCGTTTCCGCCACCGGCCAGGGATTGAACGCGCGCACCCGGCGGCAGATATGGGGCGCATCCTGCCGCCAGTCGATGCGGGCCTCGGATTTTTCGATCTTCTCGGCGTAGGTGACCAGGCTCTCGTCCTGGACTTCACCGGGCAGGCTGCCGGCCGCCAGGCCGGGCAGCAGCTCGATCAGCAGTTCGGCCCCGAGGCCGGCGAGGCGGTCATGCAAGGCGGCGGCGGTATCGTCGCCGCCGATCGGACAGCTCCGCTTACCGAGCATCGGGCCGGCGTCCAGGCGCGGCTCGATGCGCATGAGGGTGACGCCGGTTTCCCGATCGCCGGCGAGGATGGCCCGCTGGATCGGGGCCGCGCCGCGCCAGCGGGGGAGCAGGGATGCGTGGATGTTGACGCAGCCGAGCCGCGGAACGGCCAGGATGGGCGTCGGCAGGATCAGGCCGTAGGCCACCACGACCATCAGGTCCGGCGCCAGGTCGCGCAGCCGTTCGAGTTCCTCCGGCCCTTTCAGGGATTCCGGCTGGAACACCGGG encodes the following:
- the rsmB gene encoding 16S rRNA (cytosine(967)-C(5))-methyltransferase RsmB, with product MTTKTRTLAAAALHDVVVDRHSLTWALGRRLPSLPDARDRAFVQSLCYGVLRAFEPLDFLLGKLATKPIRDPEVRLLALIGLHQLRSMNVKPHAAVSETVEAAGRKSWAKPLLNAILRNYLRRKEELENRALQDPASRDAHPAWLRDRLAADWPERWETLVQQNNLPPPMTIRVNPLMEDRAGYLARLAEAGIAARPCLHSPWGLTLESPVPIEALPGFTDGRVSVQDEAAQLAAPLVGAEPGERILDLCAAPGGKTLHMLELCRGSVEAVAVDIDAERCARIRENLERERLSATVVTGDARAPEAWWDGRPFDRILLDAPCSATGVIRRHPDIKLLRQARDLDTLNELQAAILDAAWPLLKPGGILVYATCSVIRAENELQIRRFLETRGDAAELPLTADWGIPLRHGRQILTGESGMDGFFYARLRKTG
- a CDS encoding ATP-binding protein encodes the protein MVIRKLRIRLPLSLVVIALFTAIVASLHLMSSATQSSPQLGSMYSLLVLINSVGSILLLTLVVVNVYGLLRQLAKRAAGSHLTARMAFLFVLLSLAPASIVFYYSMQFLKQSIDSWFDVRIDQAMEDALELGQAALDERMRTMLHQTEQAAAKLQLVPIMEYPLRLTELRDEVGEGEFTVFSRQGRIIAAGGSQLGFILPDLPDAGVLLRVKQGKSYIRLEPNQDGNLQIRAVVAIPSDDPLFLQAVFPVPLRISQLASTVESAYVHYKELGFLRSSLKHTFILTLSLVLLLSLLAAIWVAFVSIRRIVAPVRRLAQGTRAVAEGRYGQRLAVRAKDELGFLVESFNTMTEKLAQASEEARLSRLEVERQRTYLETVLSNLSSGVLSFDNASRLLTANRAVDDILHVPAHHYLGLPVSQLKAEHPYLAEPLDRIERWLEKGAGTWQDEISFLGPMGRRELYCHGTPLFNGSGEKLGAVVVFDDITALIFAQRQAAWSEVARRLAHEIKNPLTPIQLSAERLHHKLASRLDARDAEVLDRSTRTIVHQVEALKAMVNAFAEYARSSTIQLRRVALAEIVEEVVALYPPQSGIAFEIDEEPNLPRISADPLQLRQVLHNLIKNSQEALAPSTQGNMCFVLSKTVDQGETFVQLTVRDNGPGIPKDQVDRIFEPYVTTKTKGTGLGLAIVKKIIEEHGGTIRVENGHQQGAGFIIRFPIPETDMRAEANGGSSGARS
- a CDS encoding DUF4390 domain-containing protein; the protein is MNRFAGWLALFCLLAPIAGWNAEAGFTVRRAELFRHEDRSWGLDADIDYHFSDTAIEAMHNGVPLTLVMRLRVKRVRPWWWDETMISENHRRTIRFHPLARAYQLTVAESGVTENFASLRTLLEELGRIRNLPVEAPRTLVDGEYRASLSVTLDIESLPLPLRPTAYLSPQWHLNSPWFRWSFAN
- a CDS encoding sigma-54 dependent transcriptional regulator, coding for MNQGCILVVDDEPDIRGLVQDILTDEGYTVVGAENGAAARQAVREHRPDLVLLDIWMPDEDGISLLREWLESGAIDCPVIMMSGHATVETAIEATRLGAHDVLEKPISMAKLLITVERALESVRLTRETAGVRRAAETAPVELVGKSASMELLREQIKRLAQHDARVLLVGEAGSGKETAARYLHTHSSRRSGPFLEVAAGTISPAASAIEFFGSENNGKIRRGLLEQARGGTLFLEDVSDLEPETQVRLLGALETGAFYRVGGTEPIHTDFRLVASTHVPLDDAVRAGLFRRELFYLLNAVTLKIPPLREHSEDVPELLRFYVDYFVSREKLPFRRFPVSVQNFLRHYVWNGNIRELKNLVQRLLILGSGEDVSLDEVKSILGGTTDTLKAEGKSDFFELPLKEARERFEKTYLEYHLDKYGGSVARLSQAIGLERTHLYRKLNALGIKFKDKR
- the fmt gene encoding methionyl-tRNA formyltransferase, translated to MRIVFAGTPEFAVPALRALIASGNPPCAVYTQPDRPAGRGRKIAASPVKQLAADHDLPVFQPESLKGPEELERLRDLAPDLMVVVAYGLILPTPILAVPRLGCVNIHASLLPRWRGAAPIQRAILAGDRETGVTLMRIEPRLDAGPMLGKRSCPIGGDDTAAALHDRLAGLGAELLIELLPGLAAGSLPGEVQDESLVTYAEKIEKSEARIDWRQDAPHICRRVRAFNPWPVAETTLDGTALRIWSAQALDTPPDAQPGTVAASAKNLDVACGRGTLRILEIQAPGKRRMSAADFLNAHAMDGKRLGT